The Megalobrama amblycephala isolate DHTTF-2021 linkage group LG16, ASM1881202v1, whole genome shotgun sequence genome includes the window aagtcaggattatgtgatctaaagtcagaattgtgtgatataaagtcagaatcgtgagatataaacacaattgggtgatataaagtcagaattgtgagatataaagtcagaattctgagatataaagtcaggattatgtgatataaagtcagaattgcgagatataaagtcaggattgtgagatataaagtcagaattctgagatataaagtcagaattctgagatataaagtcaggattatgtgatataaagtcagaactgcgagttataaagtcagaattgtgagataaagtcagaatcgtgagatataaagtcaggattatgtgatataaagtcagaatcacgagatataaacaattgggtgatataaagtcagaattgtgagatataaagtcagaattatgtgatataaagtcagaattgtgagatataaagtcagaattgtgagatataaagtcaggattatgtgatataaagtcagaatcacgagatataaacaattgggtgatataaagtcagaattgtgagatataaagtcagaattatgtgatataaagtcaggattatgtgatataaagtcagaattgtgtgatataaagtcagaatcgcgagcaataaacacaattgggtgatataaagtcagaattgtgagatataaagtcagaattgtgagatataaagtcagaattgtgagatataaagtcaggattatgtgatataatgtcagaattgtgagatataaagtcagaattgtgagatataaagtcaggattatgtaatataaagtcagaattgtgagatataaagtcaggattatgtgatacaaaaagtcagaattgtgagatataaagtcagaactgcgagttataaagtcagaattgtgagatataaagtcagaattgtgagatataaagtcaggattatgtgatataaagtcagaattgtgagatataaagtcaggattatgtgatataaagtcagaattgtgagatataaagtcagaactgcgagatataaagtcagaattctgagatataaagtcaggattatgtgatataatgtcagaattgtgagatataaagtcagaattgtgagatataaagtcaggattatgtaatataaagtcagaattgtgagatataaagtcaggattatgtgatacaaaaagtcagaattgtgagatataaagtcagaactgcgagttataaagtcagaattgtgagatataaagtcagaattgtgagatataaagtcaggattatgtgatataaagtcagaattgtgagatataaagtcaggattatgtgatataaagtcagaattgtgagatttaataaactcacaattctgagaaaaagttggtctttttcccccctcagaattggactttataactaacAATTGGAAGtgtatatcttgcaattctgacttgataacgcgcaactgcgactttatatcaagcaattctgactttataatatgCAACTGTgaatttatatcacgcaattctgcctttatatcaagcaattctgactttataatatgcaactgtgactttatttcatgcaattctgagaaaaaaaatctgaattgtgaaataagtcacaattatcctttttttttttttattccgtggcagaaacaagcttccatactttgGACATCTATATTTCACTGTTCAAGAATTTTCCATCTTTGCAGAAATATCTCTGTGCCAGCAAGAGTGTCAAATAATGGAAAACGAGATGTCAAAGAATAAACAGAGCTGGGATCTTACCTTGCAGCTGCTGTCATTGTAACAGTACCATTTTTCATTGGGGTTTTTAGCATAAGTCACATAGTGCCCCCCTCCCATTATTCCTGAATGgcactaaaagaaaaaaataatcaagaTGTCAGAGAGAGGCTGTTTACAAAAGGAATCATTACACAATTAAACATCTAGACGTGAATCACTTACTGAGATTGCATATAAATTGTACACGGGCTCCAGGAAGATGTCATTTCTTTGGTGAGGGGTGTCCAGGTCTGCGCTGACCTCTGTGTGTCCATTACTCTGACTGCTGTCTTGTCCCAGTCCATTCACCATAATGACATCGCAGTCGTTGCTTGAGGTGTCCAGTGACCAGGTGTCTTGTGCATTCGTATCAGATGGAATCTGATTCTCCCCGTCTGTTATTGTGCCATGTTCTGGCTCTGTCTCGCTCTCCTTGCTACAGGCATCCAGGTTTTCTTTGCTGTTGCAGAGTCGATGTCTACTGCCCAGCTGGGGAAGACGCAGACGCCCCTGTTTCCGTCCCGTACTCCTGGGGCTGCTGCCAGGGCTGCTGTTTCTGCTCAATGGGCTGCCCACCCTCCTGATGGAGCACGGGGTGCCTGAAACAACAATGCAATAGTTAGAGAATCTCACGTAGTGTTGAATTAAAAGGTCTGCAAATAAAGAAGAGAGACAGACCTCTGCCAGAGGTGGGAGGACTGGCCACAGTAGTAGTGGAGATGGAGGACACAGAGGAGTCTCCTCTCTCCAGCCTCTGAAGCTCCTCTACTAGGCATTCGCTCTGGAGGCTCTGCAAGCTGCCCATGCTCTGAGTTACCTCCCGCGGGGCCAGGAACGCACTGGGGTCAAAGCTCTCGCGTGGAAACTTCACAATCTTCTGAGACTTAATCCACCGACCATTGACAAACTGGAAGCGTTTCAAATGAACAATCTGAAGTTGGACatagaaaaaaatgttataaaaacgttgtaaccaaaataccaaatGTTATAATGAGCAACTTCCAATGATGTAACTCaagtttttgtaataaaaactCTGAAATTTCAATATGGACTTTCATGACACTAAAGAACAAAAGactgtaatttaagaaaaaattGCATTTATGTTATACAGCATGCTAAATTTccctttttttcctcaaaagaAATGGTATAATTTATCAGATCAAATAAGCttctttgggaaaaaaaaaaaaaaaaaaaaaaaaaaaatcagagaaAGAGGAAACAGAAATCGTTTCTGACCAGTACGGGAGGCAGCCTCCAGAGGTCCAGCTTCTTGGTGGCCAGGCGGTGGGTCTTACACTTGGAGCAGTAATAGAGCTCATCCTCCCCTAACTCTTCTTCACTGGTGAAGGCTTTCAGACAGCTATCCAGACTGATGGGCTCTGCCTGAGCACGCCGACTCTGCTCAACACTGGGATGCTCTTCCACTATCTGCTCCACATAAACATTAGCCATTAATTACTTGACAGATACAGTAACAAAATGATAACTACTCAAAAACACTAAGAGCTCTGGACTTGTTTAAAAGATTTAGAATTACACAACCAGAACGCAAGTGCATTTGAaggcatttctttttatttgcaGACTCCATGTAAGGTATAAAAAGGTCAGTTCTGGTCTATAATGTACCATAAAAGTAGTGCAAAAACCATGGAATTTCATTTTGTTATCTCCAAATTTTAAACAACTGATTTACTATGACTCTGCAGTAGCTTATGAATTCAGAAGGTGTCTTTTGCAAGTAGTAAATGATAGATAATAATTAGCAGTTCATGGCTTATCAGGAGTTCTTGCTTGAGGTAAAATAGAGGCAGCCGACCCAGAAAACAATTAATCACACAATATGATTTTAATGGATTTCTCTGCTGTGATGTGAGATGGAAGCAAATCTCTTGACAGGGAATGACAGCACTGGCAGAGTAATCATTATGTGAACATCAAGTCCTGCAGTGCAGCATCAGACTGGATGCAGTATAGACTTGTCACACAGCAACAAACCACTGACTGAGGTACTGAATATGCTGCTTTTATGCTGCTTTGAACATCTTTAAAGCACTCACTCTTTCCTGAGATGTCTGGTAGCGAAGGTGCAGGGCGGTGGGGTCCCAGTCTACAGCAATGTAGGCATTCCCCAAAGATGCTCTGTCTTCATTACAGTCCACTGTGCAACCTCTGCAGAACCTGGCAAAGTCACAAACAACCCTTGTCAGTCACGACAACCCACACTGCAGTGTGAGATATGTGCATGCACAACCGCTGAACTTAAATGACTTACCTGTACCAGGGACACCAGGCACAGGAATTACCATCTTTCTGCACCACCCGCAGAGTGAAGGGGTATTGGTAGCCCATACTGTCATCACTGGAAGAGAGCATGACATGTCACATAACAGAGCAAAGGAACTCTACCTTACAGATGTACACAGgggccttggtgagcattagagactcctttttgaaaaacatttaaaaaaatcttgacgaccccaaaattttgactgGTTTGTCAAACATCCAAACTAATCATCAACATGATCGCTGTGAGCTGCAGATGCCACTGACCAGTCTTGAGCATGGTTGCTGGCTTCCTGTGGGGGCAGAGGGCTGGCAAGTCTGGACACTTGGATCCACACGGCATCATACAGATCCTTTTTACTCGTATGCACAGTGCACGGCACAATAAGCGGCATACCAAACAGACTGGGCCTGTTCTTCTGAGAGGACAGGAAGTACAGCTCTGTCCGCATCTGAGGAGAAAGACCGGACACTTAGGATGCTTTCGACCatcatgttaaagggttagtttacccaaaaatgaaaaaattgtcatcaatttctcaccctcacccatgatatcatgatatttttagtgatatttgtaaattgtctttctaaatggttcgttagcatgttgctaatgtactgttaaatgtggttaccatcgtttattactgtattcacggagacaagagtcgtcgctatttttcatttttaaacacttgcagtcgctataattcataaacacaacttcattctttataaatctctccaacagtgtgtagttttagctttagccacagagcatactatcaaactcattcagaatcaaatgtaaacatccaaataaacactgtacttactcgattagacatgctgcatgacgaacactttgtaaagatccattttgagggttatattagctttgtgaactttgtttatgctgtttaaggcaagcgcgagctcttggggcgtggagcacgagaattaaaggggccgcaacctgaatcggtgcatttctaattatgccccaaaataggcagttaaaaaaatgtattaaaaaaaaaaatctatggggtattttgagctgaaacttcacagacacattcaggggacaccttagacttatattacatcttgtaaaaaaacgttcgatggcacctttaatgaaatctgagagatttctgtccctccattgacagtccatgcaactaccactttgacacttcaaaaagttcataaagagatcgtaaaactaatccatataaattgattttctgaagagactggatcgctttatatgataacattttgaatttaggcttttattcacatataaacattgatcatcgaacataaacagaagctcaaccacaCTTGCTTGATGCATGATAacaaatctcattggttctcacacgtCAAGCAAACATATTTGAGCTTACGTTTACCATAACTGATGTGTGCATTGATAAGTGTTTAATATGTGAAAAAAAGCCTACATTGAATCATATAAAGCTGTAGTGGTAATTACATCGACTGTTAATGGAGGGACAAAAAtgtctcaggtttcattaaaatatcttcatctgtgtttcgaagatgaccGAAAGTCttataggtttggaatgacatgagattGAATAATTGATGGCAATTTTTTCctttttcgggtgaactaacactttaagttAAAAAGTTAATATGAAGTGAATACTCACCATCTTTCTGTGCATGGCAATGATGTAGCCAATGAAGGGGCTCTCTTGGACCAGTACAGCGTGACCATTAGGGATACCATTGGCAAGGGGCTTCTCGGGGGTGCAGGGGACCACTGTGCTGGGCATGCCATTGGGAATCAGGCCAGACTTTCCAGTGTGATTGTTTCCTGCTGTCCCATTGGCTATAGGTGCTTtttcttaaaagaaaaaaacttgagTCCATGTGTGCTTTCTTTGGACAACAAGACAGTAAACAGTTGCAAAATCACTAAAGATGCAACTGGAAACATTGCAAATGATAAAAGCAGAATTCAAAATGTAACAATGCAGAAACTGATCCACACAGTAGGGGGGAGCTGTGATGCAAATTGTTGTCATGTCCATGTCATATTACAGCTGTTCTTTGATGTAGGTTGAGTCCATTTCTGTCAGAGTTACAGCAACACACGAAACACTGTCATGTTAACATGCTACTTGCAAATCCTGTCGTTGCCACGGTAACGATTTTCACAGTAACGCACACCGTCATTCATCTTGAAATCATATGATTTGATTTATGTCTTCTGATTGGTTCTGTagacttagaggcttttgctgacaaagggaAGTGGCCAACAAACCGgtatttctgaatgggctgaGGCTGGGATTTAGCGgatttgaaacaaaagtatTTCATGAACTTATACTATGTGTGGAGAGCATTCGTTCAATATCATCATCTCATTTTTGATGGAGGTGGCGTTTAGCTACTTTTGCATCTAaagtatatacatacatattggTCAATGGCAAATATGGGTATTCATGATAAAACAAAATTTCTCTTTTAAggacagagagaaagaagaaATCATTCCTCGTTACCTGTTTGCACTGGAGAGGTGACTGAGGTGGGTGAGCCAGGCACAGGGATTTCAAATGCACAGAGGAAGCAGTTCACAGAGTGTCGCACCTTCTGGTTGTCCTGAGGAAAGTTCTAGATCAAagagaagcatttatttaaaagccaGGCCACTTAGATTGTGTCAACTACAGTGTCTGATATGGTAAGTTGAGCTAACCTTGATGTTGGACGTGTGAACCTCAGCCAGTAGGATCTGCTCAGGTTTCAGGCTGCACAGCTCACTTAGCTGTTTCTTCAGGCCCATGTATTTCTCATCCATGTTGAGACGGAGCCCGTACCGGACCGGAGTAGAGCCATCAAGTTTGATAACTGCAAatcaaaaaaaacttttatgtgAGACTGGCGTATCTGGCTGATGGATTTTAAAGTGTTTATGTTTTCTCTCTACTTGACTTCACCTGTGATTTCTAAGTGCATGGAGCTGTCCATGGGCAGCGGCAGCGATAGGAAGTTAAAGGGGTCGAAGCGGGCGCTGATGTGGCCACAGGTCTTGCACTTCACCTGGGACCTGAGCTGCCCATGGAAGAGGTCCACCACAATTGAACGATTTCTCCGCAAATGGTTTTCCCAGGCCTGTGAAAGAGAAATACGCAGATGTCCTCAGGGTGAAGAAAAAACTTTTCATTTGCGCATCATCAGTGTGCCTATTTAGGTTCGTTTAGGAGTGCTGAGCTGATGTGTTGTGCCTAGCAGGGGCTGAAAAACAGGACTTTTGACACTGACCTCTGTGGCCACTTCATGATCTGGCCGTCCATCACTATCCTTAAGCTCCACGTACGGCTTCTCATGCACGCGATTCAAGTCTTCATGAAGCCCATCCAAGAGGAAGGCCAAGAGCTCCTGGGAGTCTTGCTGCTGGAAGCCGTTGAATCTTGGAGCATACTTTGCTATCGTCCActacaaaaaaagtaaaaaaaaaatagcataagAATTTTTAAAGATAAACATTTGGGTTTGATGCTCATAATTTCAGATGTTAACAACCTACCCGGAGTTTTAGAGGTGCAACGTTCTTCTGGGTGCCACTCCAGAGTTCCTGTACCAAATCACCATAGCATTTGGCCATGTGACCACGCATTCCTATCGGATTGGTTCTGTCAAGGCAAGACAGCTCATTGGTCAAGAGGTATGACAGATGATTGTGACCCATACAAAAGTTTCCTACTTTTCACTTTTCCTTCAAGTATAAACGTGCATCACATTAGTGGATTTTTTTGGGCAAAAGAGGTCCATTGTCCAttgttaaaggtttagttcacccaaaaatgaaatttctgtcactaAGTACTCATGTCTTGAAACCCATAAgaccgttcatcttcggaacacaaattaagatgtttttgatgaaatctgagaggtttctgatccCCAAGAGAAAGCAACgcaattaccacattcaaggtccagaaaagtagtaaagacatcgttaaaaccgtccacatgactacagtggttcaacctcagtgttatgaagcgacgagaatactttttgtgcacaaaaacaaaacttgatgaataaagttattagttttgtttttgtgcacaaaaagtattctcgtcgcttcataacattaaggttgaaccactgcagtcacgttaactgctttaatgatgtctttactacctttctggaccttgaatgtggtaattaaattgctttCTCTTGGGGAtcaaaaacctctcagatttcatcaaaaatatcttaatttgtgttctgaagatgaacaaaggtgtGGAACGAGATGAGGATGAGTacctaatgacagaaatgtcattttggggtgaactaaccctttaatggtgtAGTGATGCATCAAGCACTGCTCACACAAGTCAATTTCAAAAAAAGCaactttctgttggtcaacgtGGCATCACTAATTCAAACACGAGCAAAATCTCCAAAGGGAACATTTTTGCCCTCATGTTAAACTCCTGATCATGTGGATTCCTGATCGGATGATTGGATGGATTTCGCCCGCAAAACAGTAAATGTGAATGCATCTTAACTTAATAGTTACAAGTGATTTTGGTATTAAAAAGGCTTTGGCCACATTTTCATACCTGTTAAGCTCATAAAGGTGTCGACCTGAGATGAAGTACTCAGTGAGGGGCTTGGTATTGCTTACACACTGAATACTAGagttcatgaagcatgtgttaCCCAGGTTACTCAAACCTGTGGCGCCTTTCTCAGTAGGAACTGCAAGAGAAATGGGACAAAATGTATACAAATTTAAGAGAGACTGAAGTTTGGACTTCACAGGCACAACCACTTAAGTACTATCGCCATGAAGTTCATACTCAGTATTTCATAGAGTTCGACGCCAACAGTGAGTCTTTAAATGTCAAAGCTGATGTCTGTCTTGATATGGCTTTTATATTGCTTTGTTATGCAATTACTTCTTGGACTCTTGCTGCTTTTGTTCCTGTGTTAATAATCTACTTGATATGTGCTTTGATACAAGAAACCGGACTAAAGAATTGTATTATAGTGCCATCTAGGTAAGGTCAAACTCAGATAAACATTCTGGCATTTGTAGATGGTTTGGCCAGTCTCCAATTTGCATAGATTTTTCCAACACTCTTCAAGAACTCTGACATTACCTTTGTGTCTGTCGATTTTGCTGCTGTTTGCAATGAAAGACATTTCCTCTGGCCAGCTCATATCTTTGTTTCGAACTGGAGAAAGGGAAAGATATCTTAATAATTTTTCCTTTTCCATCAGTATGGTCATGCATGCTTTGCAATTTAATCCACACTGCTCAGCAAATGTGAAATGagataaaaatttaattaagaCAGATAAATGTCACAGACATACCCTCAATGACTAAGTGCTGTTCGTCTTGAATTTTCAAACTTTCTAAAGTGTGATCTTCATCGTCCAGGAGAGTGAGGTAATTCTGATAAAAAGACAATATaaaacaagaaacatttatatttatgttttaaatgaattcccccattcattctcagttATACAGTATAAATGTATGTAGCATGAATTATTATgggaaataaattaattcagccttggtgagcataggagacttcttaaaaaaaaaaaaaaaaaaaaaaaaaaaatttaaattttagtgTCTACTTTTGAACGTTAGTGTGCATACCACTCCTAATCACTGATGTAATTAACATTTTACCGATTTCAAATTTACAGTCTTTCTCTTCcagaaaaatgaacaaaaatattgatgactcatcctgTACTACACATTTTTGCCCAATCAAATGCTGTCTAGAATTAGAATGATCCTCCCCCTAATACCAGTATCAGTGGCATGCAGTGGTCTTCTGAAATGAGGAGTCAAAGtcctcagttttttttttaaataaatcatatgtAAATTTCCCTCAGTTAAACTTAATGTTGTCACATTTGTccagttaaataaaaattaaataaaaaagaaaaaaaagaaatgaaaaagaaaCCAAGTATACTTCTATTTggtatttttacattaacaatgttaTTAATGTTCTAATTATTAAAACCAAGTATAAATCTCATCAgttttttttaagcattttacatttattccacaATAACTTAAAGcagtaataatttaaacaatatattttctttgtaaACTGATTttcagctgttctttttaatagtcaacttattttcagATCATGAGTCATCAAGCTAGGTGAACACTGGTCACAGACACtcatgttttcaggccatttcaagtttgattttgatgtgATAATGTTGTGATATCCAAGTGGGTGGGTTGTTTACTTTTAAGTtattagtcttcccattaacACTATCATTTTGTTCATTCAGACTGATTCGCAAACGCAGAACACGCACGATAACGAGAGGCTGGATTTGCCACATGAACCAGTCATAACCAATAGCGCGATGGAGGCATTGTCCCCTTtcatgtgactttcccccattcattctcaattaccccccaccaAACCCACCGCACACTTTAGGAGGTCTGTTAAAACTGAATGGGCTAAATTTACCCGCtggtgtcgctgttggacactgtta containing:
- the usp32 gene encoding LOW QUALITY PROTEIN: ubiquitin carboxyl-terminal hydrolase 32 (The sequence of the model RefSeq protein was modified relative to this genomic sequence to represent the inferred CDS: deleted 1 base in 1 codon), with the translated sequence MGAKESRIGFLSYDEAVKRVTDVELKRLRDAFKRTSGLSVYMTQQCFYREVLGDGVPPKVAEVIYTSFGGTSKGLHFNYLIVGLVLLTRGRDEEKAKYIFSLFASDSGAYVVREDVENMLRSVDGEVPPSLRKCFTEGEKVNYEKFKSWLLQNKDAFTFSRWLLSGGVCVTLTDDSDTPTFYQTLAGVTHLEESDIIDLEKRYWLLKAQSRTGRFDLETFVPLVSPPIHASLSEGLFHAFDENRDNHIDFKEISCGLSACCRGPVAERQKFCFKVFDIDRDGILSRDEIHEMVVALLEVWKDNRTDTLPEFDSSVSDIVEDILKMHDTTKQGHLTLEDYQIWSVKSALANEFLNLLFQVCHIVLGLRPATPEEEGQIIRGWLERESRHGLQPSQNWFLISMQWWQQWKDYVRYDNKSIVVEQPSMQGSGMRSSQSTAPIEPVLNRIGIVVRSPSSPEEKFPDNISSSSEASESTGNSLTPHISSSATDVCFARQQNVSDNNNQCFSSANGHLPNSMAAQRPGAIDNQPLVTTEPMKAPTLTMEGGRLKKSQQLLASRDFETVPEPVWRALYHWYGANLSLPRPVIMSTVTAQPELELFPRYLLFLRQQPATRSPQSNIWVNMGNVPSPNAPLKRVLAYTGCFSRMGTIKDIHEYLSQRLRIKEEDMRLWLYNSENYLTLLDDEDHTLESLKIQDEQHLVIEVRNKDMSWPEEMSFIANSSKIDRHKVPTEKGATGLSNLGNTCFMNSSIQCVSNTKPLTEYFISGRHLYELNRTNPIGMRGHMAKCYGDLVQELWSGTQKNVAPLKLRWTIAKYAPRFNGFQQQDSQELLAFLLDGLHEDLNRVHEKPYVELKDSDGRPDHEVATEAWENHLRRNRSIVVDLFHGQLRSQVKCKTCGHISARFDPFNFLSLPLPMDSSMHLEITVIKLDGSTPVRYGLRLNMDEKYMGLKKQLSELCSLKPEQILLAEVHTSNIKNFPQDNQKVRHSVNCFLCAFEIPVPGSPTSVTSPVQTEKAPIANGTAGNNHTGKSGLIPNGMPSTVVPCTPEKPLANGIPNGHAVLVQESPFIGYIIAMHRKMMRTELYFLSSQKNRPSLFGMPLIVPCTVHTSKKDLYDAVWIQVSRLASPLPPQEASNHAQDCDDSMGYQYPFTLRVVQKDGNSCAWCPWYRFCRGCTVDCNEDRASLGNAYIAVDWDPTALHLRYQTSQERIVEEHPSVEQSRRAQAEPISLDSCLKAFTSEEELGEDELYYCSKCKTHRLATKKLDLWRLPPVLIVHLKRFQFVNGRWIKSQKIVKFPRESFDPSAFLAPREVTQSMGSLQSLQSECLVEELQRLERGDSSVSSISTTTVASPPTSGRGTPCSIRRVGSPLSRNSSPGSSPRSTGRKQGRLRLPQLGSRHRLCNSKENLDACSKESETEPEHGTITDGENQIPSDTNAQDTWSLDTSSNDCDVIMVNGLGQDSSQSNGHTEVSADLDTPHQRNDIFLEPVYNLYAISCHSGIMGGGHYVTYAKNPNEKWYCYNDSSCKEVHSDEIDTDSAYILFYEQQGVDYSQFLPKTEGKKMADTTSMDEDFESDYKKYCVLQ